In a genomic window of Saccharothrix sp. HUAS TT1:
- a CDS encoding 4-oxalocrotonate tautomerase family protein: MTIQVTREGSTPDASSVTEAEKAALISGVSEVLLDVLGKPLDSTFVIIEEVESANWGWGGLPVERFREQRRRDQAG, from the coding sequence GTGACCATCCAGGTGACCAGAGAGGGCTCCACGCCGGACGCGTCGTCCGTGACCGAGGCGGAGAAGGCCGCGCTCATCAGCGGGGTCAGCGAGGTGCTGCTCGACGTGCTGGGCAAGCCGCTCGACTCGACGTTCGTGATCATCGAGGAGGTGGAGTCGGCGAACTGGGGCTGGGGCGGCCTGCCGGTGGAGCGGTTCCGCGAGCAGCGGAGGCGTGACCAGGCCGGGTGA
- a CDS encoding SDR family NAD(P)-dependent oxidoreductase produces MEQKVAIVTGASQGIGAALVEAYRKSGHGVVATSRSIAPSDEPDLVTVRGDIGDPGTAERLIGQALDRFGRVDTVVNNAGVFIAKPYTEYSEDDFAAKVAVNLAGFFHVTQRALKQMEAQGSGHIVTITTSLTDHAIAGVPSALASLTKGGLNSATKSLAIEYAARGIRVNAVSPGVIDTPMHPAEHHDLLSGLHPVGRMGRVADVVDAVLFLESAPFVTGEILHVDGGQSAGH; encoded by the coding sequence GTGGAGCAGAAGGTCGCAATCGTCACCGGCGCGTCGCAGGGCATCGGGGCGGCGCTCGTGGAGGCGTACCGGAAGTCGGGTCACGGCGTCGTGGCGACATCGCGTTCGATCGCGCCGTCCGATGAACCGGACCTCGTGACCGTTCGAGGCGACATCGGGGACCCCGGGACGGCCGAGCGGTTGATCGGGCAGGCGTTGGACCGGTTCGGCCGGGTCGACACGGTGGTCAACAACGCCGGTGTCTTCATCGCCAAGCCGTACACCGAGTACAGCGAGGACGACTTCGCCGCGAAGGTCGCGGTGAACCTGGCCGGCTTCTTCCACGTCACGCAGCGCGCGCTGAAGCAGATGGAAGCGCAGGGGAGCGGCCACATCGTCACGATCACGACGTCGTTGACCGACCACGCCATCGCCGGCGTCCCCTCGGCGCTCGCGTCGCTGACCAAGGGTGGGCTCAACTCGGCGACGAAGTCGCTGGCGATCGAGTACGCGGCTCGCGGCATCCGGGTGAACGCCGTGTCGCCGGGGGTGATCGACACGCCGATGCACCCGGCGGAGCACCACGACCTGCTGAGCGGCCTGCACCCGGTCGGCCGCATGGGTCGGGTCGCCGACGTGGTCGACGCCGTGCTGTTCCTGGAGTCCGCGCCCTTCGTGACGGGCGAGATCCTGCACGTCGACGGCGGCCAGAGCGCCGGGCACTGA
- a CDS encoding TetR/AcrR family transcriptional regulator has product MGRTSDARDKILTAAESLIGAHGYSALGVAQICAAAGVPKGSFYYFFESKQALALAVIDEHWAVQRRQWAEALGSDRPPLRRLRDLFEATERVQRTAQRTGGSVVGCLFGNLALELSTSDDTIRHRLQEIFEAQIGMVEQVVTAARQDGHAPAAADARDAARSIVAQLEGQVLFAKLLNDPAQLETMWRHCLALLGAPADTDTDLADA; this is encoded by the coding sequence GTGGGACGGACGAGCGACGCACGGGACAAGATCCTCACGGCCGCCGAGTCGCTGATCGGGGCGCACGGCTACTCGGCGCTGGGCGTCGCCCAGATCTGCGCCGCCGCCGGCGTGCCGAAGGGCAGCTTCTACTACTTCTTCGAGTCCAAGCAGGCACTGGCGCTCGCCGTCATCGACGAGCACTGGGCCGTGCAGCGGCGGCAGTGGGCCGAGGCGCTGGGGTCCGACCGGCCGCCCCTGCGGCGCCTGCGCGACCTGTTCGAGGCGACCGAGCGGGTGCAGCGCACCGCCCAGCGCACCGGCGGCTCCGTGGTCGGCTGCCTGTTCGGCAACCTGGCCCTCGAACTCAGCACCTCGGACGACACCATCCGCCACCGGCTCCAGGAGATCTTCGAGGCGCAGATCGGGATGGTCGAACAGGTCGTCACCGCCGCCCGCCAGGACGGCCACGCCCCCGCCGCCGCGGACGCCCGTGATGCCGCGCGCTCCATCGTCGCGCAGCTGGAGGGCCAGGTGCTCTTCGCGAAGCTGCTCAACGACCCCGCGCAGCTGGAGACGATGTGGCGGCACTGCCTGGCACTGCTCGGCGCACCCGCCGACACCGACACCGACCTCGCCGACGCCTGA
- a CDS encoding helix-turn-helix domain-containing protein — MPSQPARTTTSRRADDDLRLLCQAAAGPDGVRRVLELLARRLAGQVVLAGSDEEQVVAVPSNAERLLRVVGEDVARVRAGHVDAAAVHADGRDVAVLPVGPPPARPVLVVARRGPLTAEHRGLLAAAVDPLLLCRRAAVAEQRAERLQAADATVREAVLHLLMVGDVSGARRTAAVLRPALPDLARVYVIESAPESRGRLSPRCRDVFGEAAWVVPCPVYSGHVIVIAPAEPDGERRPDPTPSPPTRLVRELVEAVPGTRMGVGLPVALRNIPVGYKQAFHALSVARHRPERYARFSPRGELGELLGHAGPTWAASTLAPLLAYRPARPQDPDAFELLATLLSWLEFGTRAASQLKIHRNTLSARLQHIGAELDRDLTRFAVQAELHLALQLIDERPHLDATAEVVGFDALFDRPEVRHWAEAQLSPLLAANRRALLTTVRTWFRHDLRTAPVATALGISAHGLRKRLARAEELLGRALLTGPSARYDLYHALRVHMGSSGDSP; from the coding sequence GTGCCGAGCCAGCCCGCGCGGACGACCACGAGCCGCCGCGCCGACGACGACCTGCGGCTGCTGTGCCAGGCGGCGGCCGGCCCGGACGGCGTGCGGCGGGTGCTGGAACTGCTCGCCCGCAGGCTCGCCGGGCAGGTCGTGCTCGCGGGGTCGGACGAGGAGCAGGTGGTCGCGGTCCCCTCGAACGCCGAGCGCCTTCTCCGCGTGGTCGGCGAGGACGTCGCCCGCGTGCGCGCCGGGCACGTCGACGCCGCCGCGGTGCACGCGGACGGACGTGACGTCGCCGTGCTGCCGGTGGGTCCGCCGCCCGCGCGGCCGGTGCTCGTCGTCGCGCGCCGGGGTCCGCTGACCGCGGAGCACCGGGGTTTGCTGGCCGCCGCGGTGGACCCGCTCCTGCTGTGCCGGCGCGCGGCGGTCGCCGAGCAGCGGGCCGAGCGCCTGCAGGCCGCCGACGCGACGGTGCGCGAAGCGGTGCTGCACCTGCTCATGGTCGGTGACGTGTCCGGCGCCCGGCGGACCGCGGCGGTCCTCCGCCCGGCACTGCCCGACCTGGCCCGGGTCTACGTCATCGAGAGCGCGCCGGAGTCCCGCGGCAGGCTCTCCCCGCGGTGCCGGGACGTGTTCGGCGAGGCCGCCTGGGTAGTGCCGTGCCCGGTCTACAGCGGGCACGTCATCGTGATCGCGCCGGCCGAGCCCGACGGCGAACGGCGTCCCGACCCGACGCCGTCGCCACCGACCCGCCTGGTCCGGGAGCTGGTCGAGGCGGTGCCCGGCACCCGGATGGGCGTCGGGTTGCCGGTGGCGCTGCGGAACATCCCGGTCGGGTACAAGCAGGCGTTCCACGCGTTGTCGGTGGCCCGCCACCGGCCCGAGCGGTACGCCCGGTTCTCGCCCCGCGGCGAGCTGGGCGAGCTGCTGGGCCACGCCGGTCCCACCTGGGCCGCGAGCACGCTCGCGCCGCTGCTGGCGTACCGGCCCGCGCGGCCCCAGGACCCCGACGCCTTCGAGCTGCTGGCGACGTTGCTGTCGTGGCTCGAGTTCGGCACCAGGGCGGCGTCGCAGCTGAAGATCCACCGCAACACCCTGTCCGCACGCCTGCAGCACATCGGCGCCGAACTGGACCGCGACCTCACCCGGTTCGCGGTCCAGGCCGAGCTGCACCTGGCGCTGCAGCTGATCGACGAGCGCCCGCACCTCGACGCCACCGCCGAGGTGGTCGGGTTCGACGCGCTGTTCGACCGACCGGAGGTCCGGCACTGGGCCGAGGCCCAGCTGTCCCCGCTGCTGGCCGCCAACCGGCGGGCGCTGCTGACCACCGTGCGGACCTGGTTCCGGCACGACCTGCGAACGGCCCCGGTCGCCACCGCCCTGGGGATCTCCGCGCACGGCCTGCGCAAGCGCCTCGCGCGGGCGGAAGAACTCCTCGGCCGGGCACTGCTGACCGGTCCCTCGGCCCGGTACGACCTCTACCACGCGCTCCGCGTGCACATGGGCTCATCGGGCGACTCCCCATGA
- a CDS encoding ABC transporter ATP-binding protein, which produces MAIIEVQDLVKRYGDHTAVDGIGFAVEQGEIFGILGPNGAGKTTTVECVEGLRTPDGGTVRVCGLDPQRDSGELRQLLGAQLQESELPDKLKVREALELYSSFYRRPADWRELVEVLRLTDKLDAQFRRLSGGQKQRLSIALALIGGPRVAVLDELTTGLDPQARRDAWDLIAGVRDRGVTILLVTHFMEEAERLCDRLAVIDSGRVVALDSPTGLVSRIGDRQRLRFRPSAPLDHAVLTALPEVTSVQQTGDRLVVTGKGDLLVAVTTVLARHRVTAAELRVEQTSLDDAFVALTGRPANS; this is translated from the coding sequence ATGGCGATCATCGAGGTACAAGACCTCGTCAAGCGCTACGGCGACCACACCGCGGTGGACGGAATCGGCTTCGCCGTCGAGCAGGGCGAGATCTTCGGCATCCTGGGCCCCAACGGGGCCGGCAAGACCACGACCGTCGAGTGCGTCGAGGGGTTGCGCACCCCCGACGGCGGGACCGTCCGCGTCTGCGGCCTCGACCCGCAACGCGACTCCGGCGAGCTGAGGCAGCTGCTCGGCGCCCAGCTCCAGGAGAGCGAGCTGCCCGACAAGCTCAAGGTCCGCGAAGCCCTGGAGCTCTACAGCTCCTTCTACCGCCGGCCCGCCGACTGGCGGGAGCTGGTCGAGGTCCTGCGCCTGACCGACAAGCTCGACGCGCAGTTCCGCCGGCTGTCCGGCGGGCAGAAGCAGCGGCTGTCGATCGCGCTCGCGCTGATCGGCGGCCCGCGGGTGGCGGTGCTCGACGAGCTGACCACCGGGCTGGACCCGCAGGCCCGCCGCGACGCGTGGGACCTCATCGCGGGCGTCCGCGACCGCGGTGTGACGATCCTGCTGGTCACGCACTTCATGGAGGAGGCGGAACGGCTCTGCGACCGGCTGGCCGTGATCGACTCCGGCCGGGTCGTCGCGCTCGACTCCCCGACCGGGCTGGTCTCGCGGATCGGCGACCGGCAGCGCCTCCGCTTCCGCCCGTCCGCACCGCTGGACCACGCCGTGCTGACGGCGCTGCCCGAGGTCACCTCCGTCCAGCAGACCGGCGACCGGCTGGTCGTCACCGGCAAGGGCGACCTGCTGGTCGCGGTGACCACCGTGCTCGCCCGCCACCGGGTCACCGCGGCCGAGCTGCGGGTCGAGCAGACCTCGCTGGACGACGCGTTCGTCGCGCTGACCGGCCGCCCCGCCAACTCCTGA
- a CDS encoding ABC transporter permease, with protein MPALYRLTATETTLFFREPVLAFFTLAFPPLLLAVLGAVPAMREPSDDAAGLRAIDLYVPIIVVLGLAMFALNCLPQLFATYREKGVLRRMRTTPVEPRAMLGAQLLMALVMSVATALVVLVVGRLAFGVDLPRNLPAYLVGYLPAALAMFTIGLLIASLASTGKSAGAIGTLVFFPVVFFAGLWVPRDSMPDVLRAISDFTPLGAGVQSLQDATAGHWPQPLHLAVVLGWAVLAGIPAARYFRWE; from the coding sequence GTGCCCGCCCTGTACCGCCTCACCGCCACCGAGACCACGCTGTTCTTCCGCGAGCCGGTGCTCGCGTTCTTCACGCTCGCCTTCCCGCCGCTCCTGCTGGCCGTCCTCGGCGCCGTCCCCGCGATGCGCGAGCCCTCCGACGACGCGGCCGGCCTGAGGGCGATCGACCTGTACGTGCCGATCATCGTCGTGCTGGGCCTGGCCATGTTCGCGCTCAACTGCCTGCCCCAGCTGTTCGCCACCTACCGGGAGAAGGGCGTGCTGCGGCGCATGCGGACCACACCGGTCGAGCCGAGGGCCATGCTCGGCGCGCAGCTGCTGATGGCCCTGGTCATGTCCGTGGCGACGGCGCTCGTCGTGCTCGTCGTCGGCCGGCTGGCGTTCGGCGTGGACCTGCCCCGGAACCTGCCGGCCTACCTGGTGGGCTACCTGCCGGCGGCGCTGGCGATGTTCACGATCGGCCTGCTCATCGCCTCCCTGGCGTCGACCGGCAAGAGCGCCGGTGCGATCGGGACGCTGGTGTTCTTCCCGGTCGTGTTCTTCGCCGGCCTCTGGGTACCGCGCGACAGCATGCCCGACGTCCTGCGCGCGATCAGCGACTTCACCCCGCTGGGCGCGGGCGTGCAATCATTGCAGGACGCCACGGCCGGCCACTGGCCGCAGCCGCTGCACCTGGCCGTGGTGCTGGGGTGGGCGGTCCTGGCCGGGATCCCGGCCGCGCGGTACTTCCGCTGGGAGTAG
- a CDS encoding sensor histidine kinase has translation MGIEAELREEFDRWERKETAVLKVLPYPLLAISVLFSLLQPLWDARVHVLAVLGLSAALTAWVLWFHALHPQWQRNAPLMGLYYAVLVAVTACLVLLTPWFGFFAFIGYVHAFQYLKGRWRYVGVAVTSAITAVSYVGGSANITAEEWWKWPAISVITTVLATAAFYADVMSDRRNHRQKRALVELGRANAELEAALAENAGLHAQLLVQAREAGVLDERQRMAREIHDTLAQGLAGILTQLQAAGQATEPATSHRHVANAVELARESLAEARRTVHAVGPSALAEARLPDAIGDVARRWSEVNQVEAVLTTTGDARPMHTDVEVALLRTAQEALANVAKHARAGRVALTLSYMEDLVTLDVLDDGVGFAPGARRAGGSADGGFGLAGMRQRVQRLAGRLDVESEPGGGTAITATVPAIPAGGGR, from the coding sequence GTGGGCATCGAGGCCGAGCTGCGCGAGGAGTTCGACCGCTGGGAGCGCAAGGAGACCGCGGTCCTCAAGGTGCTCCCGTACCCGCTGTTGGCGATCAGCGTCCTGTTCAGCCTGCTGCAGCCGCTGTGGGACGCGCGGGTGCACGTCCTCGCGGTGCTCGGCCTCTCCGCCGCGCTCACCGCGTGGGTGCTCTGGTTCCACGCGCTCCACCCGCAGTGGCAGCGCAACGCCCCGCTGATGGGCCTGTACTACGCGGTGCTCGTGGCGGTGACCGCCTGCCTGGTGCTGCTCACGCCCTGGTTCGGCTTCTTCGCCTTCATCGGCTACGTGCACGCGTTCCAGTACCTGAAGGGCCGGTGGCGGTACGTCGGCGTGGCCGTCACGTCCGCGATCACGGCGGTCTCGTACGTGGGCGGGTCGGCCAACATCACCGCCGAGGAGTGGTGGAAGTGGCCCGCCATCAGCGTGATCACCACGGTGCTGGCCACGGCGGCCTTCTACGCCGACGTGATGTCCGACCGGCGCAACCACCGGCAGAAGCGGGCGCTGGTCGAGCTGGGCAGGGCCAACGCCGAGCTGGAGGCCGCGCTGGCGGAGAACGCGGGGCTGCACGCCCAGCTGCTGGTGCAGGCCCGTGAGGCCGGGGTGCTCGACGAGCGGCAGCGGATGGCGCGGGAGATCCACGACACCCTCGCCCAGGGCCTGGCCGGCATCCTCACCCAGCTCCAGGCCGCCGGGCAGGCGACCGAGCCGGCGACGTCGCACCGGCACGTGGCGAACGCGGTGGAGCTGGCCCGCGAGAGCCTTGCCGAGGCCCGCCGGACGGTGCACGCGGTGGGGCCGTCCGCGCTGGCGGAGGCCCGCCTGCCGGACGCGATCGGCGACGTGGCCAGGCGCTGGTCGGAGGTGAACCAGGTCGAGGCGGTGCTGACCACGACCGGTGACGCCCGGCCGATGCACACCGACGTCGAGGTGGCGCTGCTGCGGACCGCGCAGGAAGCGCTCGCCAACGTCGCCAAGCACGCGCGAGCCGGTCGGGTCGCCCTCACCCTGTCGTACATGGAGGACCTGGTGACCCTCGACGTGCTGGACGACGGAGTGGGCTTCGCGCCCGGCGCCAGGCGCGCCGGCGGTTCCGCGGACGGGGGCTTCGGGCTCGCCGGCATGCGCCAGCGGGTGCAGCGCCTCGCGGGGCGGTTGGACGTCGAGTCGGAGCCGGGCGGTGGCACGGCGATCACGGCGACGGTGCCGGCCATCCCCGCCGGGGGTGGGAGGTGA
- a CDS encoding response regulator produces MISLLIVDDHPVVRDGLRGMFGADPRFEVLGEAGDGAEAVSTAERLRPDVILMDLRMPGTDGVAAIRALAERGVPSRVLVLTTYDTDSHVLSAIEAGATGYLLKDAPREELVRAVEAAALGQAVLSPTVATRLLGQVRNPAPAPLSQRELEVLELIAGGSTNREAAKRLFISETTVKTHLLHVYAKLGVNDRAAAVATAFSRGYLTPRD; encoded by the coding sequence GTGATCTCGTTGCTGATCGTCGACGACCACCCGGTGGTGCGGGACGGGCTGCGGGGCATGTTCGGCGCCGACCCGCGCTTCGAGGTGCTGGGCGAAGCGGGCGACGGCGCGGAGGCGGTCTCGACCGCGGAACGGCTCCGCCCCGACGTGATCCTCATGGACCTGCGGATGCCCGGGACCGACGGCGTCGCCGCCATCAGGGCGCTGGCGGAGCGCGGCGTGCCGTCACGGGTGCTGGTGCTCACCACGTACGACACGGACAGCCACGTGCTGTCGGCCATCGAGGCCGGCGCCACCGGCTACCTGCTCAAGGACGCTCCGAGGGAGGAGCTGGTCCGCGCCGTGGAAGCCGCCGCCCTCGGCCAGGCGGTGCTCTCCCCCACCGTCGCGACCCGCCTCCTGGGCCAGGTCCGCAACCCCGCCCCGGCGCCGCTGTCGCAGCGCGAGCTGGAGGTGCTGGAGCTGATCGCCGGGGGTTCCACGAACCGCGAGGCGGCGAAGCGGCTGTTCATCAGCGAGACGACGGTCAAGACGCACCTGCTGCACGTGTACGCGAAACTGGGCGTCAACGACCGCGCCGCCGCCGTCGCCACCGCCTTCTCCCGCGGCTACCTGACACCGCGGGACTGA
- a CDS encoding peptidase inhibitor family I36 protein, translating into MNTTSSPRPRRPLSAAFRTGGKALTALAAKPLVVAAVLAACATPPLAAASHDASPSGYDCPSGGFCLYSGWDGAGTRCYWPDDEVKNTNDDCSFIRNGHHVRSVWNNNSHRVQYYKSTNHNDRVGSTGSLAGGNLQGNYQILSFKPQ; encoded by the coding sequence ATGAACACGACCTCCTCCCCTCGTCCGAGGCGACCGCTGTCGGCCGCGTTCCGCACCGGCGGGAAGGCGCTCACGGCCTTGGCGGCCAAGCCGCTCGTCGTCGCCGCCGTCCTGGCGGCCTGTGCGACCCCGCCGCTCGCCGCCGCGTCCCACGACGCCTCGCCGAGCGGCTACGACTGCCCGAGCGGGGGCTTCTGCTTGTACAGCGGTTGGGACGGCGCCGGCACCCGCTGCTACTGGCCCGACGACGAGGTGAAGAACACCAACGACGACTGCTCGTTCATCAGGAACGGCCACCACGTCCGCTCGGTGTGGAACAACAACAGCCACCGCGTGCAGTACTACAAGAGCACCAACCACAACGACAGGGTGGGCTCGACGGGATCACTCGCCGGCGGCAACCTCCAGGGCAACTACCAGATCCTGTCCTTCAAGCCCCAGTAA
- a CDS encoding RICIN domain-containing protein, whose amino-acid sequence MAGDDAQPVITDPPDPRTASDIVVFVALLRRLRQQAGNPGYKKTLERATRDEYGVPRISGSTMHRVLEGRQDLTRMRDPDLFVREVVTALGADPAPWLEVLDRLLRSAPECPAEPSARTGGGDPAIRTGRVRGRVLVAVVAVLLVATGVVAWSATGPDEPPAVPVTAPARLSITLAADPGLRLAVDRAAESAVAHVLLAGGGTADAGWEVVAPHRGSPGFWQLRPTGRLLVCLEVFEGRRDAGTMVQQYGCNGERHQYWKPEPQPDGAVRWVSLHSQQCLTVAHARPHVGAELAQQECDPARAALQHWRTAVADVPAAASPSTAPGGVVGPDPAEYPGGGEDRPCPGLAPAHVPDVSGWTELPSQTRHGSFATTEDAVSLGPATFGEAELRSASRTTDTGAEEVYFWAEGLVRFSPGLFSMSLQWTTSRDDGDWHTCTESFTAEYDSLTTAALPRDVDHDGAPDVAFRVCLGYAPELAPRTPVVNCSGRH is encoded by the coding sequence ATGGCCGGGGACGATGCCCAGCCCGTGATCACCGACCCGCCCGATCCGCGCACGGCGTCGGACATCGTCGTGTTCGTGGCCCTGTTGCGGCGGTTGCGGCAGCAGGCGGGCAACCCCGGCTACAAGAAGACGCTCGAACGGGCGACCCGGGACGAGTACGGGGTGCCGCGGATCAGCGGGTCGACGATGCACCGGGTGCTGGAGGGCCGCCAGGACCTGACCCGGATGCGGGACCCGGACCTGTTCGTGCGCGAGGTGGTCACCGCGCTCGGGGCGGACCCGGCGCCGTGGCTGGAGGTGTTGGACCGCCTGCTGCGGTCCGCTCCGGAGTGCCCGGCCGAGCCGTCGGCCCGGACCGGCGGCGGCGATCCCGCGATCAGGACCGGGCGGGTCCGGGGCCGGGTGCTGGTCGCGGTCGTGGCCGTGCTCCTGGTGGCGACCGGCGTGGTGGCGTGGTCGGCGACCGGCCCGGACGAGCCGCCGGCCGTGCCGGTGACCGCCCCGGCCCGGCTGTCGATCACCCTGGCCGCCGACCCGGGACTGCGCCTGGCGGTCGACCGCGCGGCCGAGTCCGCCGTCGCCCACGTGCTGCTCGCCGGCGGCGGCACGGCGGACGCCGGCTGGGAGGTGGTCGCCCCGCACCGGGGCAGCCCCGGGTTCTGGCAGTTGCGGCCGACCGGACGGCTGCTGGTGTGCCTGGAGGTGTTCGAAGGCCGCCGCGACGCCGGCACGATGGTGCAGCAGTACGGGTGCAACGGCGAACGCCACCAGTACTGGAAGCCCGAGCCGCAGCCCGACGGCGCGGTGCGGTGGGTGAGCCTGCACTCGCAGCAGTGCCTCACCGTCGCCCACGCCCGGCCGCACGTGGGCGCGGAGCTGGCGCAACAGGAGTGCGACCCCGCCCGGGCGGCGCTCCAGCACTGGCGGACGGCCGTCGCCGACGTCCCGGCGGCGGCGAGCCCGTCCACCGCGCCGGGCGGTGTGGTCGGCCCGGACCCGGCCGAGTACCCCGGCGGCGGCGAGGACCGGCCCTGCCCGGGTCTCGCCCCGGCGCACGTCCCGGACGTCTCCGGGTGGACCGAACTCCCCTCGCAGACCCGGCACGGGTCCTTCGCCACCACCGAGGACGCGGTGTCGCTCGGCCCGGCCACCTTCGGCGAGGCCGAACTGCGCAGCGCGTCCAGGACCACCGACACCGGCGCCGAGGAGGTCTACTTCTGGGCCGAGGGCCTGGTGCGGTTCAGCCCCGGCCTGTTCTCGATGTCGTTGCAGTGGACCACCTCGCGGGACGACGGCGACTGGCACACCTGCACCGAGTCCTTCACCGCCGAGTACGACAGCCTCACCACCGCGGCGCTGCCCCGCGACGTCGACCACGACGGCGCCCCCGACGTCGCCTTCCGCGTCTGCCTCGGCTACGCGCCCGAACTCGCCCCGCGGACCCCGGTCGTCAACTGCTCCGGCCGCCACTGA
- a CDS encoding MFS transporter, with protein sequence MIRNKQLWPWMIAGIGFVALVGAAGFRATPGALVEPLQREFGWSTGTIGFAMSVNLALYGVTAPFAAALMERFGVRRVTAGAMALIALGSGLTIFMTSAWQLVLLWGVMVGLGAGSISLGFVATIGTRWFVKRQGLVTGILSAGGATGSLIFLPLVASLSESDGGWRTAAIVVAVVAFATVPMVLLFFREHPADVNIPPYGADEVVPAPPRAGNAARLAIDGLKNAARTKPFWFLALGFAICGATTNGLVATHFIPAAHDHGMPSVTAAGLLALIGVFDLIGTILSGWLTDRVDSRLLLAIYYVLRGASLLVLPSLFGESVTGPMIIFVIFYGMDFIATVPPTVALCREHFGMSAPIVFGWVFASHQIGAAIASTAAGMTRDSFGDYAPAWYVAGFLSIGAAVLSITISRAKAKPRTEAPTAA encoded by the coding sequence GTGATTCGCAACAAGCAACTGTGGCCCTGGATGATCGCGGGCATCGGGTTCGTCGCGCTCGTCGGCGCGGCTGGGTTCCGGGCTACCCCGGGTGCGCTGGTGGAGCCGCTCCAGAGGGAGTTCGGCTGGTCCACCGGGACGATCGGCTTCGCCATGTCGGTCAACCTCGCCCTGTACGGCGTCACCGCGCCGTTCGCCGCCGCCCTGATGGAGCGCTTCGGCGTGCGCCGGGTGACCGCCGGCGCGATGGCGCTGATCGCGCTGGGCAGCGGGTTGACCATCTTCATGACGTCGGCGTGGCAGCTCGTGCTCCTCTGGGGCGTGATGGTGGGCCTGGGCGCCGGTTCGATCTCGCTCGGGTTCGTGGCCACCATCGGCACGCGCTGGTTCGTCAAGCGCCAGGGCCTGGTCACCGGCATCCTCTCGGCCGGTGGCGCCACGGGTTCGCTGATCTTCCTGCCGCTGGTCGCGTCGCTGAGCGAGTCCGACGGCGGCTGGCGCACCGCCGCGATCGTGGTGGCCGTGGTCGCGTTCGCGACCGTGCCGATGGTGCTGCTGTTCTTCCGCGAGCACCCCGCTGACGTGAACATCCCGCCGTACGGCGCGGACGAGGTCGTGCCCGCCCCCCCGAGGGCCGGCAACGCCGCGCGGCTGGCCATCGACGGCCTGAAGAACGCCGCCCGCACCAAGCCGTTCTGGTTCCTCGCGCTCGGCTTCGCCATCTGCGGCGCCACCACCAACGGCCTGGTCGCCACCCACTTCATCCCGGCCGCGCACGACCACGGCATGCCGAGCGTCACCGCGGCCGGCCTGCTGGCCCTGATCGGCGTGTTCGACCTGATCGGCACGATCCTGTCCGGCTGGCTCACCGACCGCGTCGACTCCCGCCTCCTGCTGGCCATCTACTACGTGCTGCGCGGGGCGTCGCTGCTGGTGCTGCCCTCGCTGTTCGGCGAGTCGGTCACCGGCCCGATGATCATCTTCGTGATCTTCTACGGCATGGACTTCATCGCCACCGTGCCGCCGACCGTCGCCCTGTGCCGCGAGCACTTCGGCATGTCGGCGCCCATCGTCTTCGGCTGGGTCTTCGCCTCGCACCAGATCGGCGCCGCCATCGCGTCCACCGCGGCCGGCATGACCCGCGACAGCTTCGGCGACTACGCCCCCGCCTGGTACGTCGCCGGCTTCCTCAGCATCGGCGCCGCCGTGCTGTCGATCACCATCAGCCGCGCGAAGGCCAAACCGCGCACCGAGGCCCCCACGGCCGCCTGA